From Panicum hallii strain FIL2 chromosome 2, PHallii_v3.1, whole genome shotgun sequence, a single genomic window includes:
- the LOC112883045 gene encoding antifungal protein ginkbilobin-2-like, translating to MASSTQPPPLLLPAISLLSLLLTLASPRGAAAAPNTAALSVLCNGASFGAGDPFTASLAYVLAELVSATPARPGRDFYNISPYPAAFAYGYAACRQAAALPSADDCAACLRSAVSQMEASCGRSVGARAVLVDCSVRYEQYAFAD from the coding sequence ATGGCATCCTCAACCCAGCCACCACCGCTCCTCCTTCCTGCCATCTCGCTGCTCTCCCTGCTGCTGACGCTCGCCTCCccgcgcggcgccgcggcggcgcccaaCACGGCGGCGCTGTCGGTGCTGTGCAACGGCGCGTCGTTCGGCGCCGGGGACCCCTTCACGGCGAGCCTGGCGTACGTGCTGGCGGAGCTGGTGTCCGCGACGCCGGCCCGGCCCGGGCGCGACTTCTACAACATCTCCCCGTACCCGGCAGCCTTCGCGTACGGGTACGCCGCGTGCCGCCAGGCCGCGGCGCTGCCGTCGGCCGACGACTGCGCGGCCTGCCTCCGCTCCGCCGTGTCCCAGATGGAGGCCTCCTGCGGCCGCAGCGTCGGCGCCAGGGCCGTGCTCGTCGACTGCAGCGTGCGCTACGAGCAGTACGCCTTCGCGGACTAG